In Papaver somniferum cultivar HN1 chromosome 9, ASM357369v1, whole genome shotgun sequence, the genomic stretch AAAAATTGTAAAATTACAATGGCCGAACTTGGGTGGAATCCAGTGGCAGCCCCAATTTCTGACTGGGAACATTTGGTTACAGAAGCTAGTACTCCATATTGCATCCGTCAACACTTTTATGATGCACATGCTGGGAGAGTGAAAGATGTAGGTGGAAGGCCTGTAATTACAAACTATGATACAAAAAATCCATTGGATCTCATCAAATTCTTGAGAGATACATATGAGCACGTCAACGATATTGCACAGGTATATTAGCAATTGACTCATTTAATGATTTTtatcttgattttttttcctggCATAGCGCTCCCAAAATTTCCAGACTAGAGATTCATTCTATGACCATATATACATACATCATGAACCATAGGAGAGGTAATTCTTTAGAGACTTCAAACATCAGTCATCGAATTGATTCCAAGTATTACTGAAAATGTTTAAAAAACAATGTTACAAGTTGTTTCTTAACTCATTACTGTTGAATAACACTCTATTAACATAGCAAAAAGAAAACAACTATGCTAATGTACATTCTTGAATTCCATGATTGTCACTGTAAGATGCATCACTTCCTGCCTGAACAACCAAACCCACAACTTTCCTCCATGCAATTAGTTTTACACTAAGATAAATCACAAAGCACACTACCGAAATGCTGCGGTAACTAGAGTCCGATGAATGGCCTGATGATTAACGTATGTTAGGGCTCATTACACTTTCGTTATTCGGATTATGATCACAAATAGTCAATTGGGGAGGTCTTGATGTACCTGTCACAAAATATCAGTATCAGCATCTCTGGTTAACAAAGCTCCGAATTATTAGGTTGCAACACATGATAAAAGTCCGTTGATAAATTTTGGCTTTGCATACACCCAACTGAACTTTTCGGAAAGTGATAGATTAAACTATCTTAACATCCTAGGTTGCATTATGATGGCAATGCTGTGTCTTGACGCCTGCTCAAGGCAAGTTCAAGTCGAGATGCAGCAATTCAGTTGCAAATTGTGGATAATGCAACTGACCTGGTTTGCTGATTCTTGGAGTGATTTACTTGGTATAACCTCCGGAATGGGAAGACCACCCTAGATCGATCCAAATACTCACACCCCAACTCAGCAGGATTTCTGCTGAACGAAGTCAACAGATACAATTCTTCACACCAATACTGACAATTAAGTAAAAACAGTCACATTCGGAACACAGCCCTGCATTTGGATTTAATGTTTAGAAAGTTTAAAGTACTAATGTCTTTGATATGATTAAATCATGCAGGGTTGGCAGATTTCAAAAAGAAGATTCGGAAGTTGGATTGATACTGTGGCCCCTGGGCTGCTTCCTGTGCACTTCGAAAAGCATGTAAGTGGATATTTCGATTTAATGATCGTATATATATTTACGTTGATTGATTAACATGTTTGTAAATACATAGATCACCATGCAGATTATTTAATAGTTTGTTTTGTTAAACAATATTCTTATACTACAGGGTAGTCTTAGGGATCGGTATGAGACAGTAGAAAGTACTTGGAACTGAATTGAAGATGTTTGGATTTATTGCTATGCTCGAGGCCAAACATTCTTGAGCAAACCAATGCAAAGCTACTGGACAAAGAGTCCTCTTGTATCCTCAAAAAGACCAAATACAAGAAACTCAATGAAATGTGTAGGATGAAAACAGAAAATGAAGAACTTGTTTTATCTTCCTTGTGAAACAGAGTCTCTGCTTACTTGAGAAACTCCTTAGTTTCcatgttttgttttatttattcaGAATATTCGAATCACGGGCCTTTTCATGGTTGCTTGATAGAGTTCCCagtccaaactttgttttgtctATATTAGTTTGTGGATTTGTAAGGTAAAGATCTTTATTGGACCTTTTATAAGATAAAGATCATTCTAAAGTCAGTTTATTTGGAGGATGAGTTTGCTTTCCAATTCTTCTCGAAATTTTGgggtttgtttcatttttttcccgTAAAGTTAACCAAGCAGCATGGTGAGCTGCTTCGTAGAGTACTCCGCAGTACAGATTTCAGTTTGACTTTATCCTGCATTGCTTACATTTAAAGACCCAAGacagtgttctaaaaaagttccacTTG encodes the following:
- the LOC113314184 gene encoding uncharacterized protein LOC113314184 isoform X3, whose product is MGPNITSFLKCLRGNSSYCKKMMDEKKWRHLLAHPNFMDPEEKVDNLVAIRYSLRGSMGKNCKITMAELGWNPVAAPISDWEHLVTEASTPYCIRQHFYDAHAGRVKDVGGRPVITNYDTKNPLDLIKFLRDTYEHVNDIAQGWQISKRRFGSWIDTVAPGLLPVHFEKHGSLRDRYETVESTWN